In the genome of Fusarium fujikuroi IMI 58289 draft genome, chromosome FFUJ_chr02, one region contains:
- a CDS encoding FAS1 domain-containing family protein produces MKPLTTLTALFSLTTASQSPLRDNQMPLPKPPIPLKGHLPLMSPDQPSVQPSVALGDILGSNRGLTSFSSFARMQPSTDTRLSDLSTNTTVLAPLNSAVDALPRKPWEQPADYNTFGADAYEGGGGQDRARENMRRFVEAHLVPVSPWEKGEKSKTLGGKEVWWEVKEGRRVIMPDEVEVEKVASQVGNGELWILKGVLNYA; encoded by the exons ATGAAACCTCTCACCACCCTAACAGCTCTATTCAGCCTAACAACCGCCTCACAGTCTCCCCTCCGCGACAATCAAATGCCCCTCCCCAAACCTCCCATCCCTCTAAAAGGCCATCTCCCTCTAATGTCCCCCGACCAGCCTTCCGTCCAACCCTCCGTCGCCCTCGGCGACATCCTAGGCTCCAACCGCGGCCTAACATCATTCTCATCGTTCGCGCGCATGCAGCCTTCCACCGACACAAGACTCAGCGATCTATCGACCAACACCACTGTCCTTGCGCCGCTGAACTCTGCTGTAGATGCGCTGCCGCGCAAACCGTGGGAACAACCCGCTGATTACAATACTTTCGGGGCTGATGCGTATGAAGGTGGCGGGGGACAGGATAGGGCGAGGGAGAATATGAGACGGTTTGTGGAGGCGCACCTTGTGCCTGTTAGTCCGTGGGAGAAGGGGGAGAAGAGTAAGACACTTGGGGGAAAGGAGGTCTGGTGGGAGGTTAAGGAGGGACGCAGGGTTATTATGcctgatgaggttgaggttgagaaggtgGCTAGTCAGGTTGGGAATGGAGAACTG TGGATTCTGAAAGGAGTTTTGAACTACGCCTAG
- a CDS encoding related to fumarate reductase, with protein sequence MAPRVIVVGGGLSGLSAAHTIYLAGGNVVVLDKQGFFGGNSTKATSGINGALTRTQVETGIPDSVKQFYDDTLKSARDKARPDLIKVLTYKSAAAVEWLQDEFNLDLTLVSRLGGHSQPRTHRGHDAKFPGMAITYALMQRLEELAESEPGRVEIVKKARVTELNKEGNKITGVKYEYNGEIVSIDGPVVLATGGYAADFSDSSLLKKHRPDTYGLATTNGTHATGDGQKMVMAIGGNGIDMDKVQVHPTGLVDPKDPGSKWKFLAAEALRGEGGLLLNADGDRFCDELGHRDYVSGMMWEEKKKDKFPIRLVLNSKASKVLDFHTRHYSGRGLMKKMTGKELAKEIGCTPEHLQKTFSTYNDIADGKQKDPWGKKFFHNLPVNVDDDFHVAVMEPVLHFTMGGIEINDKAQVLNQEKQPFEGLYACGELAGGVHGANRLGGSSLLGCVVYGRVAGDTASNYLFQNALKGSAGSAAERVGQISLHLDPSVPNQVTVSWGAPGAAPSGSGAPSKVDEQATASAGPNPTKEDGAKAAKPNDPKAFKVPEKEFTMEEIAKHNTKDNVWVVVKGVVMDLSNWLEEHPGGVQAILNFMGRDATEEFEMLHDDEVIPKYAPQQVIGRVKGQEVTLEP encoded by the exons ATGGCTCCTAGAGTGATTGTCGTTGGCGGTGGCC TCTCTGGTCTGTCTGCTGCGCACACCATTTACTTGGCTGGCGGCAACGTCGTTGTCCTCGACAAGCAGG GCTTCTTCGGTGGAAACTCTACCAAGGCTACTTCTGGTATCAACGGTGCCCTCACAAGGACACAGGTTGAGACTGGCATTCCCGACAGCGTGAAGCAGTTCTACGATGATACCCTCAAGTCTGCCCGTGACAAGGCTAGACCCGACCTTATCAAGGTTCTTACCTACaagtctgctgctgctgtcgagTGGCTTCAGGATGAGTTCAACCTCGATCTCACCCTCGTCTCTCGTCTCGG TGGTCACTCCCAGCCCCGAACCCACCGAGGCCACGATGCCAAGTTCCCTGGTATGGCCATCACATACGCCCTGATGCAGcgccttgaggagcttgccgAGAGCGAACCCGGCCGCGTCGAGATCGTCAAGAAGGCCCGCGTCACCGAGCTTAACAAGGAGGGTAACAAGATCACTGGTGTCAAGTACGAGTACAATGGTGAGATCGTCTCCATTGACGGTCCCGTTGTCCTCGCTACTGGTGGCTATGCCGCTGATTTCTCCGACTCTTCTCTGCTCAAGAAGCACCGACCTGATACCTACGGCCTTGCCACCACAAACGGCACACACGCTACTGGTGACGGTCAGAAGATGGTCATGGCCATTGGCGGTAACGGTATTGACATGGACAAGGTCCAGGTCCACCCCACAGGTCTCGTCGACCCCAAGGACCCCGGCTCCAAGTGGAAGTTccttgctgctgaggctctcCGTGGTGAGGGtggtctcctcctcaacgccGATGGTGACCGATTCTGTGATGAGCTCGGTCACCGTGACTACGTCTCCGGCATGATgtgggaggagaagaagaaggacaagttCCCCATCCGCCTTGTTCTCAACTCCAAGGCCTCCAAGGTCCTTGACTTCCACACCCGCCACTACTCTGGCCGTGGCctcatgaagaagatgaccgGCAAGGAGCTCGCCAAGGAGATTGGCTGCACTCCTGAGCACCTCCAGAAGACCTTCTCTACCTACAATGACATTGCCGACGGCAAGCAGAAGGACCCCTGGGGCAAGAAGTTCTTCCACAACTTGCCCGTCAACGTTGACGATGACTTCCACGTCGCTGTCATGGAGCCCGTTCTCCACTTTACCATGGGTGGTATTGAGATCAACGACAAGGCCCAGGTCCTCAACCAGGAGAAGCAGCCCTTCGAGGGTCTCTACGCCTGTGGTGAGTTGGCTGGTGGTGTCCACGGTGCCAACCGTCTTGGtggttcttctcttctcggCTGTGTCGTCTACGGCCGTGTTGCTGGTGACACCGCCAGCAACTACCTCTTCCAGAACGCTCTCAAGGGCAGTGCCGGCAGCGCTGCTGAGCGTGTTGGCCAGATCTCTCTGCACCTCGACCCTTCAGTTCCCAACCAGGTAACTGTTTCTTGGGGTGCTCCCGGTGCCGCTCCCTCAGGCTCTGGTGCTCCTTCAAAGGTTGACGAGCAGGCCACCGCCTCTGCTGGTCCCAACCCTACCAAGGAGGACGGTGCCAAGGCTGCTAAGCCCAACGACCCCAAGGCCTTCAAGGTCCCTGAGAAGGAGTTCACCATGGAGGAGATCGCCAAGCACAACACCAAGGACAACGTCTGGGTCGTCGTCAAGGGTGTCGTCATGGACCTCAGCAACTGGCTCGAGGAGCACCCCGGCGGCGTACAGGCCATCCTGAACTTCATGGGCCGCGACGCGACCGAGGAGTTCGAGATGCTGCACGACGACGAGGTCATCCCCAAGTACGCGCCCCAGCAGGTCATTGGCCGTGTCAAGGGCCAGGAGGTTACTCTTGAGCCTTAG
- a CDS encoding probable RCO3 glucose transporter, translated as MAIAMGWQKPDNVAGSSAPAIMVGLFVASGGLLFGYDTGAINGILAMTEFKEQFGKHTNCHDEKGAIDICTKDSSIIVAILSAGTALGALLAAPTGDSLGRRKTLLLAVGIFCVGAIFQVCANNIDLLLVGRFFAGIGVGLISVLVPLYQSEMAPKWIRGTLVCAYQLSITIGLFSASVVNILASELKNSSAYRIPLGLQIVPAIILTGGLLLLPETPRFLVKKGLHTEAGLSLSRLRRLDITHPALIDELQEMIANHQYELTLGPDSYKDIFIGSPHLGRRTFTGCGLQMLQQLTGINFIMYYSTSFFDGAGVESPYAKSLIINVINVVSTIPGLLVIERWGRRKLLMIGAIGMAGCQLLMASFDTATGQSYEKASQTILITFCAINIFFFAASWGPVVWVVTSEIYPLKVRAKAMSVSTASNWLLNFGIGYSVPFLVGSGPGNASFGPKIFFIWGAFCILAVFFVWCNVYETSKISLEQIDEMYERVNHAWNSKSFEPSWSFQQMLNDGWSPSAQPPAGHELQTTTTASSADTTLGDGDASSITVNQNNNNDGSSPSNNNNNNNNNNDQNKGPPPMAMANVDFSY; from the exons ATGGCCATTGCCATGGGCTGGCAGAAACCCGACAATGTCGCGGGCTCGTCGGCGCCGGCCATCATGGTCGGTCTCTTCGTTGCCTCTGGCGGGTTGCTGTTCGGCTACGATACTGG AGCCATTAACGGCATCCTTGCCATGACAGAGTTCAAGGAACAATTCGGAAAGCACACAAATTGTCACGACGAAAAGGGCGCCATCGACATTTGTACAAAAGACTCATctatcatcgtcgccatcctTAGCGCTGGCACTGCCCTCGGTGCTCTACTTGCTGCACCCACTGGCGATTCTCTAGGCCGTCGCAAGACTCTTCTTTTGGCCGTGGGCATTTTCTGCGTCGGCGCCATCTTCCAAGTTTGCGCTAATAACATAGATCTGTTACTAGTTGGGAG GTTCTTCGCTGGCATTGGTGTCGGCCTTATCTCTGTCCTCGTTCCATTATATCAGTCTGAAATGGCACCAAAATGGATCAGAGGTACTCTTGTCTGCGCATATCAACTATCGATCACAATTGGCCTCTTCTCCGCTTCTGTAGTCAACATCCTCGCCTCTGAACTCAAGAACTCCTCCGCTTATCGAATCCCCCTCGGCCTCCAGATTGTGCCAGCGATTATTCTTACCGGCGGCTTATTATTACTACCTGAAACACCTCGTttccttgtcaagaaggGCCTTCACACCGAAGCCGGTCTTTCACTCAGCCGACTCCGACGACTAGACATTACACATCCAGCGCTCATCGATGAACTGCAAGAAATGATAGCAAATCACCAATATGAATTAACATTAGGACCCGACAGTTATAAAGACATCTTTATTGGTTCGCCACACCTTGGTCGACGTACATTTACTGGTTGCGGTCTACAGATGCTTCAACAGCTCACCGGCATTAACTTCATAATGTACTACAGCACATCCTTCTTTGACGGTGCCGGCGTCGAGAGTCCATACGCCAAATCGCTTATTATCAACGTCATCAATGTTGTCTCGACAATACCAGGCCTGTTGGTTATCGAACGTTGGGGTCGACGAAAGCTCTTGATGATTGGAGCCATTGGAATGGCCGGCTGCCAACTCCTTATGGCGTCCTTTGATACCGCGACAGGACAGAGTTACGAGAAAGCGTCGCAGACCATTCTCATCACATTCTGTGctatcaacatcttcttcttcgctgcTTCTTGGGGACCTGTGGTGTGGGTCGTAACATCAGAGATTTATCCCCTCAAAGTCCGTGCAAAGGCTATGTCGGTTTCAACAGCGTCAAACTGGCTTCTCAATTTTGGTATCGGCTACAGTGTGCCTTTCTTGGTTGGATCAGGGCCAGGTAATGCCTCCTTTGGACCAAAAATCTTCTTCATATGGGGCGCCTTTTGCATTCTGGCCGTCTTCTTTGTGTGGTGTAATGTGTACGAAACAAGCAAGATCAGCCTGGAACAGATCGACGAGATGTACGAACGAGTGAACCACGCATGGAACAGCAAGTCATTCGAACCGAGCTGGAGTTTCCAACAGATGCTCAACGATGGTTGGTCACCGAGCGCCCAACCGCCTGCAGGCCACGAGCTGCAAACAACGACGACTGCATCAAGCGCAGACACAACTCTGGGTGACGGGGACGCATCATCGATCACCGTGAATCAGAACAATAACAACGACGGTTCATCACCTAGTaacaacaataacaacaacaacaacaacaatgacCAGAACAAGGGCCCACCGCCGATGGCCATGGCCAATGTCGACTTCAGCTACTAG
- a CDS encoding related to 3-isopropylmalate dehydrogenase, producing MSPSAVTAKKSYSIASIPADGIGPEVISAGIEALNALADTLQTFDLDFTHYDWSSDTYKKTGKYIPDGGLEQLKKHDAILFGAVGAPDVPDHISLWGLRLAICQPFQQYANVRPTRIMRGTQSPLRNCKTGDLDWVIIRENSEGEYAGQGGRSHRGHAWEVATEVAIFTRHAVSRLIRFSFEIAQKRPRKHLTVVTKSNAQRNGMVLWDEVAAEVAKDFPDVTVEKMLVDAMTTKMVLKPESIDTIVASNLHADILSDLAAALAGSIGIAPTSNLDPSRENPSMFEPIHGSAFDITGKGVANPVATFWTAAEMLAWLGEEEASTKLMECVENVTASGVLTQDLGGKATTKEVTAAVVAEIKKSLGKSSK from the exons ATGTCACCCTCCGCAGTCACCGCCAAGAAGTCCTACAGCATCGCCTCCATCCCCGCTGATGGAATTGGTCCCGAGGTCATTTCCGCTGGCATCGAGGCTTTAAACGCTCTGGCCGATACTCTCCAGACTTTTGATCTTGACTTTACTCACTATGATTGGAGCTCGGATACTTATAAGAAGACTGGGAAGTATATTCCTGACGGTGGTCTTgagcagttgaagaagcacgATGCCATCCTCTTCGGCGCCGTTGGAGCTCCTG ATGTTCCTGATCATATCTCCCTCTGGGGTCTTCGTCTGGCAATCTGCCAGCCCTTCCAACAATACGCCAATGTCCGCCCAACACGCATCATGCGCGGCACACAATCTCCCCTGCGGAACTGCAAAACCGGTGATCTCGACTGGGTTATCATCCGTGAGAACAGTGAAGGTGAATACGCTGGCCAAGGAGGTCGCTCACACCGTGGTCACGCCTGGGAAGTTGCCACAGAAGTCGCCATCTTCACTCGTCACGCTGTTAGCAGACTTATTCGGTTCTCGTTTGAGATTGCGCAGAAGAGACCTAGAAAACATTTGACTGTTGTCACCAAGAGTAATGCTCAGAGGAATGGTATGGTACTCTGGGACGAGGTTGCCGCGGAGGTTGCGAAGGACTTTCCGGATGTTACTGTTGAGAAGATGTTGGTTGATGCTATGACTACGAAGATGGTCCTTAAGCCTGAGAGCATCGATACTATTGTGGCCAGCAACTTG CACGCCGATATTCTCTCTGACTTGGCCGCTGCCCTCGCTGGTTCAATCGGCATCGCACCAACAAGCAACCTCGACCCCAGCCGCGAGAACCCATCTATGTTTGAGCCCATCCACGGCTCTGCATTCGACATCACCGGCAAGGGCGTCGCCAACCCAGTAGCTACCTTCTGGACAGCAGCTGAGATGCTCGCTTGGCTGGGTGAGGAGGAAGCTTCCACAAAGTTGATGGAGTGCGTTGAGAATGTCACTGCTTCAGGTGTTCTCACACAAGATCTCGGTGGAAAGGCCACTACCAAGGAGGTCACAGCTGCGGTCGTGGcggagatcaagaagagtcTGGGCAAGAGTTCAAAGTAA
- a CDS encoding related to ATP-binding protein, putative pantothenate kinase: MIDPKAIDTVLDIFVPAIQAHQKNSSRPFVLGLSGLQGSGKSTWAAALSQALTNQHHLKTRMLSLDDLYHDHPELVALREANPDNGLLQTRGQPGTHDEVLAKDFFDQVLGHVESDKKIVKWPAFDKSLHSGQGGRVPVENWEEVPLDRGLDVLIFEGWALGFKPLTDEEVKRKWESAKASEAQQSEEWALTNTLASHDLSHLLLINQNLRRYCETFAGPQHFDGFLHLSTDKLVQVYEWRLGQERALRQHKPGMTDDQVIKFVKGYMPAYELFLERLQNENFFKGEGSNEKKHIQVVLNKDRKVIDVKEV, encoded by the coding sequence ATGATCGATCCAAAAGCTATTGATACTGTGCTGGACATTTTTGTCCCTGCTATCCAAGCTCACCAGAAGAACTCCTCAAGACCATTCGTTCTAGGCCTTTCTGGTCTTCAAGGCAGTGGCAAATCGACATGGGCTGCAGCTCTGTCCCAAGCTCTCACGAatcaacaccatctcaaGACTCGCATGCTATCCCTAGATGATCTCTATCATGACCACCCAGAACTTGTCGCTCTTCGAGAAGCGAACCCAGATAATGGCCTCCTCCAAACTCGTGGTCAGCCCGGAACTCACGACGAAGTTCTAGCTAAGGACTTCTTCGACCAAGTGCTTGGTCACGTTGAGAGTGATAAGAAAATTGTCAAATGGCCGGCTTTTGACAAGAGCCTTCACAGTGGTCAGGGTGGAAGAGTTCCCGTTGAGAACTGGGAAGAAGTTCCGCTGGACCGAGGCCTGGATGTTCTGATTTTTGAAGGTTGGGCACTTGGCTTCAAACCTTTGACTGACGAGGAGGTCAAGAGGAAGTGGGAGAGTGCTAAGGCTTCAGAGGCACAGCAATCTGAAGAATGGGCTCTTACAAACACGCTGGCGAGCCACGATCTGAGCCATCTTCTGCTCATCAAccagaacttgagaagaTATTGTGAGACATTCGCTGGACCACAGCACTTTGATGGATTTCTTCATCTAAGTACAGATAAACTTGTTCAGGTCTACGAGTGGCGGCTGGGTCAGGAGAGGGCGTTGAGGCAGCACAAGCCTGGCATGACAGATGATCAGGTTATCAAGTTTGTGAAGGGGTATATGCCAGCTTACGAGCTATTTCTCGAGCGTCTTCAGAATGAGAATTTTTTCAAAGGCGAGGGATccaatgagaagaagcatatACAAGTGGTATTAAACAAAGACAGGAAGGTCATTGATGTGAAAGAGGTATAA
- a CDS encoding related to transcription activator protein acu-15, whose amino-acid sequence MSSHHSPYDNIETASHSTLGHSEPQGQKRKHSTSQPGREYGLMRDTGEHDAARFVGSGSGIHYIRAVHLRLAKRSASRTTEPGPSTINTLIPGEDDQLRQDASIRRNREQFLWKDDEVCENSMAAEETFEDFVEWSKSYFEAWHPVLPFLHGPHVLGLFEEVAKNGTLLLNPIDMVILKSVLSISLADSRQATPLKKPIPKVYLFNSVDDALASSQFALSQPASIRSTQAALAIQLFLTSMLCLNAASRLGGLIVRTAFHMGLHRCPARYPFFTDKEVSVRRRVFWCIYTLERLLCQSLGLPLDIRDDDLDVCYPGDERHTITNREENPERLQLLTFVAKHARIRGLILELRNKSMLQRQDTADRAAFVQAELAKWFNEIQDAVEEDDLADTSSTTPAISEHHKVMLLVLKHESAICLNRPGLASEHPSSSYSSAFQACISAAKSILIILKKHRNRHQLSVDSTSTKSQTPLLWPSFTWSIWISAFVLIHAAFEKQVHLGSAMRCFIFFSSLLLFADSFRHVAAAKDILGHLAARDTSWPEYCLGAIDELTSTVQELSQERPTMIESPVDAIITTRSFSPSVGSQVRSAENTTPTRLPRTQHAQSQSAETRDSPNSIPQNISSNAQAFQGLSSTQPLRPQQNKRPRTTYHSTGILSQDIPYSQPQNPQAPYSNDFLSTPNTSLNTEGPPGMNLDNIPLEGHESMMWYDQLFASSFSAIDNPFLVNAEFDASVDPTWNYLR is encoded by the coding sequence AtgtcttctcatcactcgCCGTATGATAATATCGAGACAGCATCTCACTCCACCCTAGGTCATTCAGAACCGCAAGGCCAGAAACGGAAACACTCGACTTCACAACCTGGACGCGAATATGGATTGATGCGCGACACAGGTGAGCACGATGCCGCTCGATTCGTaggaagtggaagtggaaTCCACTATATTCGTGCTGTTCATCTCCGTCTTGCCAAGAGATCTGCATCAAGAACTACAGAACCTGGACCTTCGACTATCAACACGCTTATTCCCGGTGAAGACGACCAACTTCGTCAAGATGCTTCAATAAGACGAAATCGAGAGCAGTTTCTTTggaaagatgatgaagtcTGTGAAAATTCCATGGCCGCAGAAGAGACCTTTGAAGACTTTGTCGAGTGGTCCAAGAGTTATTTCGAGGCATGGCATCCTGTTCTTCCGTTCCTTCACGGCCCCCACGTCCTAGGGTTGTTTGAAGAGGTTGCTAAGAACGGAACGCTATTGCTTAACCCTATCGATATGGTCATCTTGAAGTCTGTTCTTTCTATATCGTTGGCGGATAGTCGACAGGCCACTCCCCTCAAGAAGCCGATCCCAAAAGTATATCTCTTCAACAGTGTTGACGATGCGTTAGCAAGCTCTCAGTTTGCTTTGAGCCAGCCGGCGTCAATCCGCTCAACTCAGGCAGCTTTGGCTATCCAGTTATTCCTGACTTCGATGCTTTGTCTCAACGCCGCATCGAGATTAGGTGGACTGATTGTTAGGACTGCATTTCATATGGGCCTTCATCGATGTCCAGCGCGATATCCCTTCTTCACAGATAAGGAGGTTTCAGTTCGACGCAGGGTTTTCTGGTGTATCTACACCCTCGAAAGGCTTCTCTGTCAGTCTCTTGGGCTACCTCTCGATATACGGGATGACGACCTGGATGTCTGTTATCCTGGCGATGAGCGCCATACGATAACTAACAGGGAAGAGAATCCGGAACGATTACAGCTCCTGACGTTCGTCGCAAAGCATGCTCGAATACGCGGGCtcattcttgagctcagGAACAAGTCTATGCTACAACGACAGGATACTGCAGATCGAGCAGCGTTCGTCCAAGCTGAACTGGCTAAATGGTTCAATGAAATCCAGGACGCAGTAGAAGAGGACGATCTGGCTGATACAAGCTCAACTACTCCAGCAATATCTGAACATCACAAGGTTATGCTTTTGGTGCTGAAACATGAGTCGGCAATATGCTTGAACAGACCTGGCCTCGCCTCCGAACATCCTTCGTCCTCATACTCATCCGCCTTTCAGGCATGCATATCAGCTGCCAAGTCTATCTTGATAATCCTCAAGAAACACCGAAACCGCCACCAGTTATCTGTAGACTCAACTAGTACAAAGTCTCAAACACCGTTGCTGTGGCCTTCCTTCACGTGGTCTATATGGATCAGTGCATTTGTTCTTATCCATGCTGCCTTTGAAAAGCAGGTTCATCTGGGTAGTGCAATGAGGTGTTTCATTTTCTTCTCCAGTCTTTTATTGTTCGCTGACTCGTTTAGGCATGTTGCTGCGGCCAAGGATATACTTGGACATCTGGCTGCACGGGATACATCGTGGCCTGAATACTGTCTCGGGGCCATAGACGAGTTGACTTCCACCGTTCAGGAACTCTCTCAGGAGCGTCCAACAATGATTGAATCTCCGGtagatgccatcatcacaacaCGCAGTTTCTCACCTAGTGTTGGAAGTCAAGTACGGAGTGCTGAAAACACGACCCCCACAAGACTTCCAAGAACACAACATGCCCAATCTCAAAGCgctgagacaagagacagccCAAACTCTATCCCCCAAAACATCTCCTCCAATGCCCAAGCATTCCAAGGACTATCCTCCACTCAACCCTTGAGACCGCAACAGAATAAACGGCCACGGACGACGTATCATTCTACTGGTATCTTATCTCAAGATATACCTTACTCACAGCCCCAAAATCCCCAGGCGCCATATTCCAACGACTTTCTATCTACACCAAACACATCACTAAACACAGAAGGACCACCGGGTATGAACTTGGACAACATACCGCTAGAAGGTCATGAATCAATGATGTGGTACGATCAGCTCTTTGCGAGTTCGTTCAGCGCTATCGACAATCCCTTTCTTGTAAATGCAGAGTTTGACGCTTCTGTCGATCCAACTTGGAATTATTTACGATAG